One stretch of Chaetodon auriga isolate fChaAug3 chromosome 18, fChaAug3.hap1, whole genome shotgun sequence DNA includes these proteins:
- the znf410 gene encoding zinc finger protein 410, with the protein MLSDELDSKPELLVQFVQNASIPMVRGLEDSESKHCSLPLLPPAESSLCSPLELTDGGLSHEPETSPSLSEFGGVSERSPLVVQTHSHPRASPSPPPILHDLQQSDSTSYVLLNLAKGITASSESLIFAADGAGEDDDEGVSSGDYGIDGSAPWYLRVQELAHDSLIAATRAQLARDAKASQDARTASVSNGDHTHSLTSDGDKRELPPRTSRPLSKQILRCSFEGCCRTFTWPAHLKYHLKTHRNDRMFRCGAEGCGKSFYVLQRLQVHMRTHNGEKPFICKEKNCGKKFTTAGNLKNHRRIHTGEKPFLCEADGCGRSFAEYSSLRKHMLVHSGEKPHHCGICGKTFSQSGSRNVHMRKRHGEEGLSTESRETGEALTQSSLLEADGENGDGMVTMTTTVEPMNLHHAMLRSPGSADSVVVLSQPHELVTMSTEGHAYGEDVVALL; encoded by the exons ATGCTTTCTGATGAGCTCGACTCCAAACCAGAG ctgctggtgCAGTTTGTGCAGAACGCGTCCATCCCGATGGTGCGGGGTCTGGAGGACTCAGAGagcaaacactgcagcctgcctctgctgcctccagctGAGAGCTCGCTGTGCAGCCCGCTGGAGCTCACAG atgGAGGCCTGAGCCATGAGCCTGAGACTTCTCCCTCCCTGTCAGAGTTCGGAGGCGTGTCAGAGCGAAGCCCGTTAGTGGTCCAGACACACTCTCATCCACGGGCCTCACCCAGCCCCCCACCCATCCTCCATGACCtacagcagtcagacagcacTTCCTATGTCCTACTGAATCTTGCAAAAG GCATCACAGCCTCTTCAGAGTCGCTGATCTTCGCCGCAGATGGTGCCGGGGAGGACGACGATGAGGGGGTCTCATCAGGGGACTACGGGATAGACGGCAGTGCTCCTTGGTATCTTCGGGTTCAGGAGCTGGCACATGACAGCCTTATTGCCGCCACGCGGGCACAGCTCGCGAGAGACGCAAAGGCCAGCCAGGACGCCAGAACTGCAAGTGTCAGTAACG gtgaccacacacacagcctgacatCAGACGGGGACAAGCGGGAGCTGCCGCCTCGGACCAGCCGCCCCCTCTCCAAGCAGATCCTCCGCTGCTCGTTCGAGGGCTGCTGCAGGACGTTCACCTGGCCGGCTCATCTCAAATACCACCTCAAAACGCACAG GAACGACCGAATGTTCAGGTGCGGCGCAGAGGGCTGCGGGAAGAGCTTCTACgtgctgcagaggctgcaggttcACATGAGGACTCACAACGGCGAGAAGCCCTTCATCTGCAAGGAGAAGAACTGTGGCAAGAAGTTCACCACCGCCGGAAACCTGAAGAATCACAGGCGCATACACACAG GAGAGAAGCCTTTTCTGTGCGAGGCAGATGGTTGTGGGCGATCCTTTGCAGAGTATTCCAGTCTACGAAAACACATGCTCGTACATTCTG GCGAGAAGCCTCATCACTGTGGGATCTGTGGGAAGACGTTCTCTCAGTCCGGCAGCAGGAACGTCCACATGAGAAAGAGGCATGGAGAGGAGGGGCTCAGTACTGAAAGCAGGGAAACAG GAGAGGCTCTGACACAAAGCAGCCTGCTGGAGGCAGACGGCGAAAATGGAGACGGTAtggtcaccatgacaacaacTGTGGAGCCCATGAATCTTCACCACGCCATGCTGAGATCACCAG GCTCTGCAGACTCAGTGGTAGTTCTCTCTCAGCCACATGAACTGGTGACCATGTCCACCGAAGGCCATGCATATGGAGAAGATGTGGTGGCGCTGCTGTAG